Proteins from a single region of Paenibacillus sp. BIHB 4019:
- a CDS encoding glycoside hydrolase family 2 TIM barrel-domain containing protein, with the protein MTTTKPSLDWLTDVSVFAVNRVPAHSDHRYYETAAEAEAAGSMKLRHSLNGSWKFNYAVRPADRPFTFYEQNFNSDTWESIEVPGHIQLQGYGKPQYVNTMYPWDGHHELRPPAISENDNPVGSYVKHFNVPQNMLNKPVYISFQGVESAFYVWLNGKFVGYSEDSFTPAEFDLTPYLQEGENRLAVEVYQRSTGSWLEDQDFWRFSGIFRDVYLYTVPAIHVRDLFVKTELDAAYKQGKLLVDLKLSGAVDSASIKLVLKDAAGQAVVAGAAEATEAGVWTASLDAGAVSLWNAENPYLYKLYVEVYNAAGELLEVVPQRVGFRKFEMIDKVMHINGKRIVFKGVNRHEFNPRRGRAITAGDMLWDIKTMKQNNLNAVRTSHYPNQSLWYELCDVYGLYVIDEMNLETHGSWQKMGAVEPSWNVPANKLEWQDIVMDRAISMVERDKNHPSILIWSVGNEAYAGEVLLNVSNYFRSADPSRLVHYEGVFHNRDYDATSDMESRMYAKPADIELYLNDNPQKPYISCEYMHAMGNSVGGMHKYTELEQKYALYQGGFIWDYIDQVIVKKDRFGKEFLAYGGDFDDRATDYNFCTNGIVYADRKVSPKMQEVKFLYQNIKLFPDREGVKIVNENLFEGTDAYELVIKLHLEGAEIFRSVSEVQVAAQSEAYVPVVLPAAEQAGEYVIHASLQLKASTLWADAGHELSFGQFVFLVEQKVAASLPAGELRVVEGDVNIGVHGRDFSIMFSKQAGTLTSVNYSGKEMIALPPAPLFWRATTDNDKGFSLGFDSGMWFAASLTRKCISVVLTEQEGTATVTFQYRLSISADVLVTVAYTVLGDGSVQVKSRYEGAANLPKLPIFALSFKVPADYQHLDWYAMGPDENYIDRAFGARLGEFQNVAADNVSGYVVPQESGNRTGVRRVSITNDLGRGIRISAPATQPVECNIAPYTAFELESAQHHHELPNVHYTVVTVAGRQMGVGGDDSWGAPVHDEYLIPADQELAFEFLISRV; encoded by the coding sequence ATGACTACTACAAAGCCGAGCCTCGACTGGCTAACTGATGTAAGTGTATTTGCTGTTAACCGAGTGCCAGCTCATTCCGATCACCGTTATTATGAAACTGCAGCAGAGGCGGAGGCAGCTGGCAGCATGAAGCTGCGCCACAGCCTGAATGGCAGCTGGAAGTTCAACTATGCCGTAAGACCTGCTGATCGTCCGTTTACTTTTTATGAGCAAAATTTTAATAGCGACACTTGGGAGTCGATTGAGGTGCCAGGCCACATTCAGCTTCAAGGCTATGGCAAGCCGCAATATGTCAATACGATGTATCCTTGGGATGGACATCATGAGCTGCGCCCGCCGGCTATATCGGAAAATGACAATCCGGTAGGAAGCTATGTGAAGCATTTTAACGTGCCTCAAAACATGCTTAACAAGCCCGTATATATTTCCTTCCAAGGCGTAGAATCTGCCTTCTACGTATGGCTGAACGGAAAGTTCGTTGGCTATAGCGAGGACAGCTTTACACCGGCCGAGTTTGATTTGACTCCTTATTTGCAGGAGGGTGAAAACAGGCTAGCCGTTGAGGTTTATCAGCGCAGCACGGGAAGCTGGCTCGAGGATCAAGATTTTTGGCGTTTTTCTGGCATTTTCCGCGATGTGTATTTGTATACCGTTCCAGCGATTCATGTTCGAGATCTGTTCGTAAAAACAGAGCTGGATGCGGCTTATAAGCAAGGCAAGCTGTTGGTGGACTTGAAGCTGAGCGGTGCGGTTGACAGCGCAAGCATCAAGCTTGTCCTAAAGGACGCAGCTGGACAGGCGGTTGTGGCTGGAGCTGCAGAGGCAACGGAAGCTGGGGTATGGACGGCGTCGCTTGATGCTGGAGCCGTGTCGCTGTGGAATGCGGAAAATCCGTATTTATATAAATTGTATGTAGAAGTTTATAATGCGGCAGGCGAACTTCTTGAAGTAGTTCCGCAGCGCGTAGGCTTCCGCAAATTCGAAATGATCGACAAAGTCATGCATATTAACGGCAAACGAATTGTTTTCAAAGGCGTTAACCGCCATGAATTTAATCCTCGCAGAGGGCGTGCCATTACGGCAGGCGATATGCTGTGGGATATTAAGACGATGAAGCAAAACAATTTGAATGCGGTTCGCACCTCCCATTACCCGAACCAATCGTTATGGTATGAGCTGTGTGACGTGTATGGATTGTATGTCATTGATGAAATGAATTTGGAAACGCATGGCTCATGGCAAAAAATGGGCGCAGTGGAGCCGTCGTGGAACGTTCCTGCCAATAAGCTGGAATGGCAGGATATCGTAATGGATCGGGCGATTTCTATGGTCGAGCGGGACAAAAACCATCCGTCCATCTTAATCTGGTCGGTCGGCAATGAAGCTTATGCAGGCGAGGTGCTGCTGAACGTATCGAACTATTTCCGCAGCGCTGACCCTAGCCGCCTCGTTCATTATGAAGGTGTATTCCATAATCGCGACTATGATGCTACGAGCGACATGGAAAGCCGCATGTATGCGAAGCCGGCAGATATCGAGCTTTATTTGAACGATAATCCGCAAAAGCCGTACATCAGCTGCGAGTACATGCATGCAATGGGCAACTCGGTTGGCGGCATGCACAAATATACAGAGCTTGAGCAAAAATATGCGTTGTACCAAGGCGGCTTTATTTGGGATTACATCGATCAGGTCATTGTGAAAAAAGACCGCTTCGGCAAGGAATTCCTCGCTTATGGCGGGGACTTCGACGACCGTGCGACCGATTATAATTTCTGTACGAATGGTATCGTCTATGCTGATCGTAAAGTATCGCCGAAAATGCAGGAAGTGAAGTTCCTTTATCAGAACATTAAGCTGTTTCCTGACCGCGAAGGCGTGAAAATCGTCAATGAAAATCTGTTTGAAGGAACAGATGCTTATGAGCTGGTCATTAAGCTGCATCTGGAAGGTGCAGAAATTTTCCGCAGCGTAAGCGAAGTTCAAGTAGCTGCACAAAGCGAAGCTTATGTTCCGGTAGTGCTTCCAGCGGCAGAGCAAGCGGGCGAATATGTTATTCATGCGTCCTTGCAGCTGAAAGCAAGCACGCTTTGGGCAGATGCAGGACATGAGCTGTCGTTTGGACAATTCGTATTTTTAGTGGAGCAAAAGGTAGCAGCTTCGCTTCCGGCAGGAGAACTGCGCGTCGTAGAAGGCGATGTCAACATCGGCGTACATGGGCGCGATTTCAGCATTATGTTCTCCAAGCAGGCGGGTACGCTGACCTCGGTCAACTATTCGGGCAAAGAGATGATTGCACTGCCGCCAGCTCCATTGTTCTGGCGGGCAACGACGGATAATGACAAAGGTTTTTCACTTGGCTTTGATTCCGGCATGTGGTTTGCTGCCAGCTTGACACGCAAATGCATTAGTGTTGTGTTGACCGAGCAGGAGGGAACGGCAACGGTAACGTTCCAATATCGCCTTAGCATTAGTGCCGATGTATTGGTGACAGTAGCCTATACGGTGCTGGGTGACGGAAGCGTACAGGTGAAATCGCGTTATGAGGGAGCAGCGAACTTGCCGAAGCTGCCGATTTTCGCTCTTTCGTTCAAGGTGCCTGCTGATTATCAGCATCTGGACTGGTATGCAATGGGTCCGGATGAAAACTACATTGACCGTGCGTTTGGGGCGCGTCTTGGCGAATTCCAAAACGTTGCCGCAGATAATGTATCCGGTTATGTTGTGCCGCAAGAGTCGGGCAATCGTACAGGTGTCCGCCGTGTAAGCATTACGAATGATCTCGGAAGAGGCATTCGCATTTCAGCGCCGGCAACTCAGCCTGTAGAATGCAACATTGCGCCTTATACTGCATTTGAGCTGGAGAGCGCGCAGCATCACCATGAGCTTCCAAACGTTCATTATACAGTCGTGACGGTAGCAGGCAGACAAATGGGTGTCGGCGGCGACGACAGCTGGGGCGCTCCTGTCCATGATGAATATTTGATCCCAGCGGATCAGGAGCTGGCTTTTGAGTTCCTTATCAGCCGGGTATAA
- a CDS encoding carbohydrate ABC transporter permease, with protein MDKLKRVSVYIFLSVAAFISIFPFLWMIVSATNSSSDVTQGRLLPGSKLIENINNLFSSVDIVPALMNSAKISISTTLLAMLIASLAGYGFEIYKSKAKDIVFTILLLSMMIPFAAIMVPLYQMFAGISSSVPFLGLDTLSGVVLPTMTTAFLIFFFRQNTKMFPKELLEAGRIDGLNELALFFRIYVPTMKTTYAAAGIITFMSSWNNYLWPLIVLQSPDKRTIPMLISNLGSSYTPDYGMIMMAIVISTIPTALVFFLMQRHFVAGMTGSVK; from the coding sequence ATGGATAAGCTAAAACGGGTATCGGTTTATATTTTTCTCAGCGTCGCAGCGTTCATTTCCATTTTCCCGTTTCTGTGGATGATCGTCAGCGCGACGAACAGCTCCTCAGATGTAACTCAAGGGCGACTGCTTCCAGGCAGCAAGCTTATTGAAAATATTAATAACTTGTTCAGCTCGGTCGACATTGTGCCGGCGCTCATGAACTCGGCTAAAATTTCGATCTCGACGACGCTGCTGGCGATGCTGATTGCTTCGCTTGCAGGTTACGGCTTTGAAATTTATAAAAGCAAGGCGAAGGACATCGTCTTCACGATTTTGCTGCTGTCGATGATGATTCCGTTCGCGGCGATTATGGTTCCGCTGTATCAAATGTTCGCAGGAATTTCGAGCAGCGTTCCGTTTTTAGGGCTTGATACCCTATCGGGCGTCGTGCTGCCGACGATGACGACAGCGTTTCTCATCTTCTTTTTCCGTCAAAACACTAAAATGTTCCCGAAAGAGCTGCTTGAAGCAGGCCGTATTGATGGCTTGAACGAGCTGGCCCTGTTCTTCCGCATTTATGTGCCGACGATGAAGACGACGTATGCGGCAGCGGGAATTATTACGTTTATGTCGAGCTGGAACAACTACTTGTGGCCGCTTATCGTGCTGCAATCGCCAGACAAGCGTACGATTCCAATGCTGATCTCCAATTTGGGCTCCAGCTACACGCCGGATTACGGCATGATCATGATGGCAATCGTGATTTCGACGATTCCGACAGCGCTTGTGTTCTTCCTGATGCAAAGACATTTTGTAGCGGGTATGACCGGTTCGGTCAAATAA
- a CDS encoding sugar ABC transporter permease — protein sequence MKSAQPGIKIRNRANLTGWLFVIVAVVLIASFYFYPMIQALLLSFKSGKGMNLHYVGFDNYIRLFSDQTFRVALKNTFIYLIIQVPVMIVLAMFISVLLNDSKLKLKGFFRTAIFLPAVTSLVAYSVIFKYLFAGDGLVNQLLLKLHLIGTPIQWITDPFWAKITVIIAITWRWTGYNMIFYLSALQNIDHSIYEAAKIDGASSTRQFFGITMPLLKPIILFTSITSTIGTLQLFDEVVNITKGGPGNASMSISQYIYNLSFKYSADFGYAATVSYSIVIMIIILAFVQFKAAGDKNG from the coding sequence GTGAAATCAGCGCAGCCTGGCATAAAAATTCGTAATCGAGCTAACTTGACGGGATGGCTGTTCGTCATCGTTGCCGTCGTGCTAATCGCATCCTTTTATTTTTATCCAATGATTCAAGCGCTTCTTCTCTCGTTCAAATCCGGCAAAGGGATGAACCTCCACTACGTTGGCTTTGACAACTACATTCGTCTATTCAGTGATCAGACGTTCCGTGTGGCGCTAAAGAATACATTTATTTATCTGATCATTCAAGTACCGGTTATGATTGTGCTAGCCATGTTTATTTCCGTACTGCTCAATGACAGCAAGCTGAAGCTGAAGGGCTTTTTCCGTACAGCAATATTTCTGCCGGCGGTTACTTCACTTGTTGCCTACTCGGTTATTTTCAAATACTTATTTGCAGGCGACGGCCTTGTGAACCAACTGCTGCTCAAGCTGCATCTGATTGGCACGCCTATTCAATGGATAACAGATCCATTTTGGGCTAAAATTACGGTTATTATTGCCATTACATGGCGCTGGACAGGCTATAACATGATTTTCTACTTATCAGCTCTGCAAAATATTGACCATTCGATTTATGAGGCTGCCAAAATCGACGGAGCTTCTTCGACGAGACAGTTTTTCGGCATAACGATGCCTTTGCTGAAGCCTATTATTTTATTTACATCCATTACATCGACTATCGGTACACTGCAGCTGTTCGACGAGGTTGTGAACATTACGAAGGGCGGTCCGGGCAACGCGTCTATGTCCATCTCCCAGTACATTTACAATCTGTCCTTCAAATATTCCGCAGATTTCGGATATGCAGCAACGGTGTCTTATTCTATCGTAATTATGATTATTATTTTGGCATTTGTTCAGTTTAAAGCGGCAGGTGATAAAAATGGATAA
- a CDS encoding extracellular solute-binding protein has translation MKKMLAILLASFVLLTACSAKTNDSTNTGSGEATKELTVWAWDKTFNIGAMERAGEAYAAKHPDAGVKLNIVENAQADIIQKLNAGLNSGTTKGLPTIILIEDYRAQSFLQAYPDAFFDLSDYIKPADFADYKIGPTSLDGKQYGVPFDSGVTGLYVRTDYLEQAGYKVADLQELDWDKFIEIGKAVKAKTGKQLLTQDPNDLGLIRMMIQSAGSWYLKEDGVTPDLANNPALKEAFETYKKLMEADIVKVTSDWSQFVGAFNSGEVASVPTGNWITASVKAEASQSGKWAVVPFPKLANNADSVRASNLGGSSWYVMNVDGKEAAAEFLKETFGSDVDLYQKLATDIGAIGTLKAAADGEAYKAADDFFGGQKVVADFAKWTAEIPRVNYGMHTYAIEDILVVEMQNFMGGKAIDQVLADAQAQAETQVK, from the coding sequence GTGAAAAAAATGCTTGCCATCCTATTGGCCAGCTTCGTGCTGCTCACAGCATGTTCAGCTAAAACAAATGATTCTACAAACACAGGCAGCGGAGAAGCTACAAAAGAACTTACCGTTTGGGCTTGGGACAAAACGTTTAACATCGGCGCTATGGAGCGTGCGGGTGAGGCTTATGCCGCTAAGCACCCTGATGCTGGCGTAAAGCTTAACATTGTTGAAAATGCACAAGCTGACATTATCCAAAAGCTGAATGCAGGTCTTAACTCGGGCACGACAAAAGGTCTTCCAACAATTATTTTGATTGAAGATTACCGTGCACAAAGCTTCTTGCAAGCTTACCCGGACGCATTCTTTGACCTATCGGATTACATCAAACCGGCAGACTTCGCCGATTACAAAATCGGGCCGACAAGCCTTGATGGCAAGCAATACGGCGTACCATTCGACTCCGGTGTAACGGGTCTTTATGTAAGAACAGACTACTTGGAGCAAGCAGGCTACAAAGTAGCTGATCTGCAAGAGCTGGATTGGGATAAATTTATCGAAATCGGCAAAGCAGTAAAAGCCAAAACAGGCAAACAGCTGCTGACACAAGATCCTAACGATCTTGGCCTTATTCGGATGATGATTCAATCCGCTGGCTCGTGGTATTTGAAAGAAGACGGCGTAACGCCAGACCTGGCAAACAACCCGGCTTTGAAAGAAGCATTTGAAACGTACAAAAAACTGATGGAAGCGGACATTGTAAAAGTAACTTCCGACTGGAGCCAGTTTGTAGGCGCGTTTAACAGCGGCGAAGTAGCAAGCGTTCCAACGGGCAACTGGATTACCGCTTCGGTTAAAGCAGAAGCATCGCAGTCCGGCAAATGGGCGGTTGTACCGTTCCCTAAACTGGCGAACAACGCTGATTCCGTTCGCGCTTCGAACCTTGGCGGCAGCTCGTGGTATGTAATGAACGTTGATGGCAAGGAAGCGGCAGCTGAATTTTTGAAAGAAACATTCGGTTCCGATGTGGATCTGTACCAGAAGCTTGCTACAGATATCGGCGCAATCGGCACACTGAAAGCAGCAGCTGACGGCGAAGCTTACAAAGCAGCTGATGATTTCTTCGGCGGACAAAAAGTTGTAGCTGATTTTGCAAAATGGACAGCTGAAATTCCAAGAGTTAACTACGGTATGCATACGTATGCAATCGAGGACATTCTTGTTGTAGAAATGCAAAACTTCATGGGCGGCAAAGCAATCGACCAAGTATTGGCTGATGCTCAAGCTCAAGCAGAAACACAAGTTAAATAA
- a CDS encoding TetR/AcrR family transcriptional regulator: MHDENKVNDKLNETRLRLIVKLMPYVLKNGFQALRMDDIAKIMDVSRATLYKYFSAKEEIIGGLVEGFVTYINELVGDEMESERSYGIRFQLLFEQSVLLAVNITDVFLKELADSYPDGYERLKNAMQKREQQLLDFYAEGIHKGIFNKISGKLLILQDELLQSMIDIKYLVENQLSVHQVLSDYYILKKLQLFKPEKLEVVDDELMSPRFDYLVQKINKSLY; this comes from the coding sequence ATGCACGATGAGAATAAAGTCAATGATAAACTAAACGAGACCCGATTGAGACTAATCGTAAAATTGATGCCGTATGTTCTTAAAAACGGTTTTCAAGCTTTGCGGATGGATGATATTGCAAAAATTATGGATGTGAGCCGAGCCACTCTTTATAAATATTTTTCCGCTAAAGAAGAGATTATTGGGGGACTTGTAGAGGGTTTTGTAACCTATATTAATGAGCTTGTCGGGGATGAGATGGAAAGTGAACGAAGCTATGGGATCCGCTTCCAACTGCTTTTTGAGCAGTCTGTCCTGCTTGCAGTAAACATCACAGATGTGTTCTTAAAGGAACTGGCGGACAGCTATCCAGACGGTTACGAGCGGCTAAAAAATGCGATGCAGAAACGGGAGCAGCAATTGCTGGACTTTTATGCAGAGGGGATACATAAAGGTATATTTAATAAAATCAGCGGCAAGCTGTTGATTTTGCAGGATGAGCTATTGCAAAGCATGATTGATATTAAATATTTAGTGGAGAATCAGCTGTCGGTCCATCAGGTACTCTCTGATTATTACATCTTAAAAAAACTCCAATTGTTCAAGCCTGAAAAGCTGGAGGTCGTAGACGATGAGCTGATGTCGCCTAGGTTTGACTATTTGGTTCAGAAAATAAACAAAAGTTTATATTAG
- a CDS encoding aldo/keto reductase: MKTRKLGNSDLVVSSIGLGLMGMSPGIYGATDDEHSIRTIHRALELGVTLLDTADVYGNGHNEQLLGQALKGRREQAVVATKFAFAPNFGVINGHPDYVKKSIDESLQRLDIDYIDLYYQHRVDPNVPIEETVGAMAELVAAGKVRYLGLSEADSATIRRAHAVHPITALQTEYSLWSREVEDDILPTVNELGITFVAYSPLSRGFISGELQKFEDLEANDVRRHLPRFQKENFQKNVELVNKIKEISIEKNVTASQLALSWTIANGTLPIPGTKRLKYIEENAGAVDIELSAEDLARIEAASPKDTVHGTRY; the protein is encoded by the coding sequence ATGAAAACACGTAAGCTGGGCAATAGTGACTTGGTTGTTTCTTCAATTGGCCTAGGTTTAATGGGCATGTCCCCCGGTATTTATGGAGCAACCGATGATGAACATTCCATTCGTACGATTCACCGTGCCTTGGAGCTAGGTGTTACATTATTGGATACTGCAGATGTTTATGGCAATGGTCATAATGAACAATTACTGGGACAAGCTCTCAAGGGCCGTCGTGAACAAGCTGTCGTTGCTACAAAGTTCGCTTTCGCACCTAATTTCGGCGTCATTAACGGTCATCCCGATTATGTAAAAAAATCAATAGACGAGAGCCTGCAACGTTTAGACATTGATTATATTGATCTGTATTACCAGCACCGTGTAGATCCAAATGTCCCTATCGAGGAAACAGTAGGTGCGATGGCTGAACTGGTTGCTGCCGGTAAAGTTCGTTATTTGGGCTTGTCTGAAGCAGATTCCGCTACCATTCGCCGAGCTCATGCCGTCCATCCGATTACGGCTTTGCAAACCGAATATTCGCTTTGGAGCCGGGAAGTGGAGGATGACATTTTACCTACCGTGAACGAGCTGGGTATTACGTTTGTAGCTTACAGTCCGCTGAGCCGAGGCTTTATTTCTGGCGAATTGCAGAAGTTTGAGGATCTGGAAGCGAATGACGTTCGCAGACATTTGCCGCGATTCCAAAAGGAGAACTTCCAAAAAAATGTGGAGCTTGTAAACAAAATCAAAGAAATTTCCATTGAAAAAAATGTCACCGCTTCGCAACTGGCACTATCGTGGACCATTGCAAATGGTACACTTCCGATTCCGGGAACTAAACGCTTGAAATATATCGAGGAAAATGCAGGAGCGGTCGATATTGAACTAAGCGCCGAGGATCTGGCCCGCATTGAAGCTGCTAGTCCAAAAGATACAGTGCACGGTACTCGCTACTAA
- a CDS encoding sensor histidine kinase — protein MKAFLAKFKYHGLFIKMFTVTLVSIITVSLLTTLVMMQMSQRLFMDTFSITNGKIINQVQTNFESFSYSIVTATNDVQQSGTLKSFLKEPDQSTAQSLKRYYEANTQMKRIQSNVSAYSVNITITGINGRSHSSDSTYWPRSIEKLRSSELTEHALQEPRRILYELDQESMKPEDSSNAVVVASKTLLERTSGQPYGQLYFAIKEKDFRKFYTSFTSIGNDVVIINKAGMIVSSNQEQLVGTTVPELLTYAKKIEEQQLDVMDTTALGKSSLVLSKYLPTYDFYLVNLIDKQQVMSQMVDFKMVALISLAIVLLALIIVFVISRRLTRSLTLLARQISRVTKNDFNNYTSVTGSYEIKQLGNAYNYMLDELNDYIKRLIQTQKDQRNAELSALQMQINPHFLYNTLASIKILVQQGNKDKAADTINALISLLQNTVSNISETIPVSQELVNLKNYVFINHVRYGEQIRVNYFADKDCMGAHLPKLVIQPFMENAFFHAFHERSEGYIYVLISREGDSLICEVVDNGVGISGLGKSGDELGAAETDRERGVHSASHFFSGIGIRNVHDRLMLLYGEGYGVTIVSDPGQGTRVKIKLPLLFE, from the coding sequence ATGAAGGCATTTTTAGCAAAATTTAAATATCACGGCTTGTTTATTAAAATGTTCACCGTCACCTTAGTCAGCATAATTACCGTTTCGCTGCTTACTACGCTTGTGATGATGCAGATGTCGCAGCGTCTGTTCATGGATACGTTCAGCATTACGAATGGAAAAATCATTAATCAGGTCCAGACCAATTTCGAGTCGTTCAGCTATTCCATTGTGACCGCGACCAATGATGTGCAGCAAAGCGGAACACTCAAATCGTTTTTGAAGGAGCCCGATCAGAGCACCGCTCAGTCGCTGAAAAGGTATTATGAAGCCAATACGCAGATGAAGCGGATTCAATCGAACGTTTCCGCATATTCGGTGAACATTACGATCACAGGCATTAATGGCCGCAGCCATTCGTCTGACAGCACCTATTGGCCTCGCTCTATCGAAAAGCTTCGCAGCAGCGAGCTTACGGAGCATGCGCTGCAGGAGCCGCGGCGTATTTTATATGAGCTGGATCAGGAAAGCATGAAGCCTGAAGACAGCTCAAATGCGGTTGTTGTAGCCTCGAAAACGCTGCTGGAGCGGACGAGCGGCCAGCCTTACGGCCAGCTTTATTTTGCCATAAAAGAGAAGGATTTTCGGAAGTTTTATACGAGCTTTACGAGCATCGGAAATGATGTTGTAATTATAAATAAAGCGGGCATGATCGTTTCGAGCAACCAGGAGCAGCTTGTAGGGACGACGGTGCCAGAGCTTTTGACCTATGCCAAGAAAATTGAAGAGCAGCAGCTGGACGTTATGGATACAACGGCATTGGGAAAAAGCAGCCTCGTGCTGTCAAAATATTTGCCGACCTATGACTTTTATTTGGTGAACTTGATTGATAAGCAGCAGGTCATGAGCCAAATGGTTGATTTCAAAATGGTTGCCCTCATCTCCCTTGCGATCGTGCTGCTGGCGCTCATTATCGTCTTTGTGATTTCAAGGCGGCTAACGAGGTCGCTTACGCTGCTGGCGCGGCAAATTTCTAGAGTGACGAAAAATGATTTCAACAATTATACATCGGTAACCGGAAGCTATGAAATCAAGCAATTGGGCAATGCCTACAACTATATGCTGGATGAGCTGAACGATTACATTAAGCGGCTTATTCAGACGCAGAAGGATCAGCGCAATGCCGAGCTGTCTGCCCTGCAAATGCAGATCAATCCGCATTTCTTATATAATACGCTGGCGTCGATTAAAATTTTGGTGCAGCAGGGCAACAAGGACAAGGCTGCGGACACGATAAACGCACTGATTTCCTTGCTGCAAAATACAGTGAGCAACATAAGCGAGACAATTCCGGTTTCGCAGGAGCTCGTCAACCTGAAAAATTACGTATTTATTAACCATGTGCGTTATGGCGAGCAGATTCGGGTCAATTATTTTGCGGACAAGGACTGTATGGGGGCGCATTTGCCGAAGCTGGTCATCCAGCCATTTATGGAAAATGCCTTTTTCCATGCCTTTCATGAGCGCAGCGAAGGTTATATTTATGTACTCATCTCCCGTGAGGGCGATTCGCTTATTTGTGAGGTCGTTGACAATGGCGTCGGCATTAGCGGGCTCGGTAAATCCGGTGATGAATTAGGAGCAGCTGAGACGGATCGTGAGCGCGGCGTGCATTCGGCCAGCCATTTTTTCTCGGGCATTGGCATTCGCAATGTGCATGACCGTCTGATGCTGCTTTATGGCGAAGGCTACGGGGTGACGATAGTCAGCGATCCGGGCCAAGGGACACGCGTGAAAATCAAGCTTCCGTTGTTGTTTGAGTAA